In the genome of Paenibacillus pabuli, one region contains:
- a CDS encoding DNA-directed RNA polymerase subunit beta — protein MTDTQQQNSKPDKTKVKKKKSGWRIARWFLVPVLLVLALAGGLVAGYVVLGKQDIGSVLQWSTWEHVYDLVFAP, from the coding sequence ATGACAGATACACAGCAGCAGAACAGCAAGCCGGATAAGACGAAAGTCAAGAAGAAGAAGAGTGGATGGCGCATCGCAAGATGGTTTTTGGTTCCGGTCCTGCTTGTTCTTGCCCTCGCTGGCGGATTGGTGGCTGGCTACGTGGTACTGGGCAAACAGGATATCGGTTCCGTATTGCAGTGGAGTACATGGGAACATGTATATGATCTGGTGTTCGCTCCGTAG
- a CDS encoding rod shape-determining protein has protein sequence MLSKDIGIDLGTANVLIHVKGSGVVLDEPSVVTIESDTKRVLAVGEEARRMVGRTPGNIVAIRPLRDGVIADFEITEAMLRHFINRVGARSWYSHPRILICAPTNITSVEQKAIREAAERSGAKEVFLEEEPKAAAIGAGMDIFQPSGNMVVDIGGGTTDVAVLSMGDVVTASSIKVAGDKFDEAIIKFIKAKYKLMIGERTAEDLKIAIGSVHPGGRQTEMDIRGRDMVSGLPVTVTVSGNEVQEALWDSVQSIIVAAKSVLERTPPELSADIIDRGVVLTGGGALLNGLDELLSNELHVPVWVAEDPMHCVVKGTGIMLNNLDQVVKKKF, from the coding sequence ATGTTAAGCAAGGATATCGGTATTGATCTTGGCACGGCGAACGTGCTTATTCACGTGAAAGGAAGTGGGGTTGTCCTCGATGAACCTTCCGTCGTGACCATTGAAAGCGATACGAAGCGGGTCCTTGCTGTTGGGGAAGAAGCGCGTCGTATGGTGGGGCGTACTCCAGGTAACATTGTTGCCATTAGACCGCTGCGTGACGGTGTTATTGCGGACTTCGAGATTACGGAAGCAATGCTTAGACATTTCATTAATCGTGTGGGAGCCAGAAGCTGGTACAGCCACCCGCGTATTCTGATCTGTGCACCAACCAACATTACTTCCGTGGAGCAGAAGGCTATCCGTGAAGCTGCTGAACGCAGCGGTGCCAAAGAAGTATTTCTGGAAGAAGAGCCGAAAGCGGCAGCGATCGGTGCGGGAATGGATATTTTTCAGCCGAGCGGCAATATGGTCGTGGATATCGGCGGCGGAACGACTGACGTTGCAGTCCTGTCTATGGGCGACGTAGTCACCGCCTCTTCTATTAAAGTCGCAGGGGACAAGTTCGACGAAGCCATTATCAAGTTTATCAAAGCCAAATACAAGCTCATGATCGGTGAACGTACAGCCGAAGATCTCAAGATTGCGATTGGTTCCGTGCATCCGGGCGGACGTCAGACGGAGATGGACATTCGTGGTCGGGATATGGTATCCGGTCTGCCTGTTACCGTAACGGTGTCGGGAAATGAAGTGCAGGAGGCGCTATGGGATTCCGTGCAATCCATCATCGTTGCAGCTAAGTCGGTATTGGAGCGGACGCCACCGGAATTGTCGGCGGACATTATTGATCGTGGTGTCGTGTTGACAGGGGGAGGCGCTTTGCTGAACGGACTGGACGAACTGTTGTCCAATGAACTGCATGTACCGGTATGGGTTGCAGAGGATCCGATGCATTGTGTCGTGAAGGGAACAGGCATTATGCTGAATAATTTGGACCAGGTAGTTAAGAAAAAGTTCTAA
- a CDS encoding M23 family metallopeptidase: MNEQNKKTVQEETPKTTQGVPASQPSSWKRAMSKRWVFPAAYIAAAGIILTLVWVYQGTGDKTLNSDPANGVVETGASAGTEGTAVNGEQESVEVVAKSENFVWPVAVPSEISVVKPFYDNEASTEEHEAAMVQYNDTFIPNTGVDLARGDNKTFEVKAALGGKVTRVEQNPLTGQVVEITHSDNLKTVYQSLADVKVKQDDEVKQGDAIASAGVNELEKTLGNHLHFEVYEDGQPVNPQGYLPEK; this comes from the coding sequence ATGAATGAACAAAACAAGAAAACAGTCCAAGAAGAAACTCCTAAAACAACTCAAGGAGTACCGGCTAGCCAGCCCTCTTCATGGAAAAGAGCAATGTCCAAACGCTGGGTCTTCCCGGCAGCCTACATCGCAGCAGCAGGCATTATACTAACCTTAGTGTGGGTCTATCAGGGCACAGGCGACAAAACGCTGAACTCGGACCCTGCTAACGGGGTAGTAGAAACAGGTGCATCGGCGGGTACAGAAGGAACAGCGGTTAACGGAGAACAGGAAAGTGTGGAAGTTGTTGCAAAGTCGGAGAATTTTGTATGGCCAGTAGCGGTTCCGTCCGAAATTTCGGTAGTCAAACCTTTCTATGACAACGAAGCTTCAACTGAGGAACATGAAGCAGCGATGGTGCAGTACAATGACACATTTATTCCGAACACGGGTGTAGATCTGGCACGTGGTGATAACAAAACGTTCGAAGTCAAAGCAGCACTCGGCGGAAAAGTTACCCGGGTTGAACAAAACCCGCTGACAGGTCAAGTTGTGGAAATCACACACAGTGATAACCTCAAAACCGTATACCAAAGCCTGGCTGACGTCAAAGTAAAACAGGATGATGAAGTGAAGCAAGGAGATGCAATTGCATCGGCTGGCGTCAATGAACTCGAAAAAACGCTGGGCAACCACCTTCACTTTGAAGTGTACGAAGACGGACAACCGGTTAACCCGCAAGGATATCTTCCGGAAAAATAA
- the fabZ gene encoding 3-hydroxyacyl-ACP dehydratase FabZ: MLDIKQIQEIIPHRPPFLLVDKIVELEDGKRAVGLKNVTINEPFFIGHFPEYPVMPGVLITEALAQVGAVAILNLEGNKGKIGFLAGLDNFRFRGQVVPGDTLMLEVEITRLKGSIGKGKATARVGDKVVAEGEIMFALSDPS; encoded by the coding sequence GTGCTCGATATTAAACAGATTCAAGAAATTATTCCGCACCGTCCCCCGTTTCTGCTGGTGGACAAGATTGTAGAGTTAGAGGATGGCAAACGTGCCGTTGGATTAAAAAATGTAACCATTAACGAACCATTCTTCATTGGTCATTTTCCAGAGTATCCGGTAATGCCGGGTGTGTTGATTACAGAAGCATTGGCACAGGTCGGTGCAGTAGCCATTCTTAATCTGGAAGGCAACAAAGGTAAAATCGGCTTTTTGGCGGGACTGGACAACTTCCGATTCCGTGGACAAGTTGTGCCTGGAGATACATTAATGCTGGAAGTGGAGATTACACGCCTCAAAGGTTCAATTGGTAAAGGCAAAGCTACAGCCAGAGTGGGCGACAAAGTGGTAGCTGAAGGCGAGATCATGTTTGCACTGTCTGACCCAAGCTAA
- a CDS encoding flagellar hook-basal body protein yields MNNSMISAMVSMTGIQQRLDVISDNIANVNTAGYKSKQAAFEDVLTRVQQQPDKYKLDGRSTPMGYNLGFGARLADVTKDMSQGSFNETGNPTDLAIEGNAMFAVEANGEKMWTRQGAFHFIPDTRPKTNPNAPDMMVLVNGEGHFVLDRQGNRITASNNSKVAFDEKGNLLIRRGNAANATIGAQLQLVDIERPEGLVQYADNLFGLGAGLTENDVFGVNAATREATAMIRTGYLEQSNVDLTQEMALLMQGQRTYQLAARALTSSDSMAGLANNMRA; encoded by the coding sequence ATGAATAATTCCATGATTAGTGCAATGGTCTCCATGACCGGAATACAGCAGCGTCTGGATGTCATTTCCGATAATATTGCCAACGTGAATACGGCAGGCTATAAGAGTAAGCAAGCAGCTTTCGAGGATGTGCTGACCCGAGTGCAGCAGCAGCCGGACAAGTACAAGCTAGATGGACGCTCGACTCCGATGGGTTACAACCTCGGATTTGGCGCGCGTTTGGCTGATGTGACGAAGGATATGTCTCAGGGTTCGTTCAATGAGACAGGCAATCCAACAGATCTGGCCATTGAAGGTAATGCGATGTTTGCCGTAGAAGCAAATGGTGAGAAAATGTGGACGCGTCAGGGTGCATTCCATTTTATCCCTGACACGAGACCCAAAACGAATCCCAATGCACCAGACATGATGGTATTGGTCAATGGCGAAGGCCACTTTGTATTGGATCGTCAGGGCAATCGCATTACGGCATCGAATAACAGCAAAGTAGCTTTTGATGAAAAAGGTAATCTGTTAATCCGTCGTGGCAATGCAGCCAATGCAACAATTGGAGCCCAACTGCAACTCGTAGATATCGAACGCCCGGAGGGGCTTGTGCAGTATGCAGATAACCTGTTTGGTCTGGGTGCCGGTCTGACTGAGAATGATGTATTTGGAGTCAACGCAGCTACACGTGAAGCCACTGCCATGATTCGTACTGGTTACCTGGAGCAATCCAATGTGGATTTGACACAGGAGATGGCTTTGCTGATGCAAGGACAGCGGACTTACCAATTGGCGGCACGTGCGCTGACATCCAGTGATTCCATGGCGGGTCTTGCCAACAATATGAGAGCATAA
- a CDS encoding flagellar hook-basal body protein translates to MLRGLYTATAGMITQQRRHDTATQNIVNMNTTGYKQVNSVSRSFPEMLITLVGGDANVPTKRLGKLNTGVFAEESLSMNLQGTIMETGQKSDFAISSNLAVNDPQTGQPVPFDGSGKFVRADGTVTYQPQAYFTVQDAAGNTRYTRDGHFEVTGTGQLLSSTGSQVLDNNGRPVVLTGSVDQFKVDEQGRLVNADTGAPTGITLGISVIDQPNQLVRQGDGNFSLNDQNGATARMLAAGDNVQIRQGYLEGSNVDASQATVDMNAAFRAYEANQKVVQFYDRSLDKAVNEVGRV, encoded by the coding sequence ATGTTAAGAGGTCTGTACACCGCTACCGCGGGAATGATTACGCAGCAACGCCGCCATGACACTGCAACACAGAATATCGTAAATATGAACACAACGGGGTATAAACAAGTGAACAGCGTAAGCCGTTCTTTTCCGGAAATGCTCATTACTTTGGTAGGCGGAGATGCCAATGTTCCAACGAAGCGGCTGGGCAAGCTGAACACAGGTGTGTTCGCAGAGGAAAGTTTGTCCATGAATTTGCAAGGAACCATTATGGAAACTGGGCAAAAGAGTGATTTTGCTATTTCATCCAATCTGGCCGTGAATGATCCACAGACAGGGCAACCTGTCCCGTTTGACGGTTCAGGCAAATTTGTACGGGCTGATGGCACGGTAACCTACCAGCCTCAGGCGTATTTTACAGTACAGGATGCAGCGGGCAACACAAGATATACACGTGATGGCCACTTCGAGGTTACAGGAACTGGACAACTGCTCAGTTCAACAGGTTCACAGGTTCTGGATAATAATGGACGACCTGTTGTGTTGACAGGCTCAGTCGACCAATTTAAAGTGGATGAGCAAGGACGTCTTGTCAATGCTGACACAGGTGCGCCAACAGGCATCACATTGGGAATCAGTGTCATCGATCAGCCCAACCAACTGGTACGCCAAGGCGATGGCAATTTCAGCCTGAATGATCAGAACGGAGCAACGGCTCGTATGCTGGCTGCAGGTGATAATGTGCAAATCCGTCAGGGCTACCTGGAAGGTTCGAATGTGGATGCTTCACAGGCAACTGTAGATATGAACGCAGCATTCCGTGCATATGAAGCGAACCAGAAGGTCGTACAATTCTACGACCGCAGTCTGGATAAAGCCGTCAATGAAGTTGGGCGTGTATAA
- the spoIIID gene encoding sporulation transcriptional regulator SpoIIID yields the protein MHDYIKERTIKIGRCIVETRNTVRTIAKEFGVSKSTVHKDLTERLPEINPDLADQVKHILEYHKSIRHLRGGEATKIKYKKTSGKKREVLASAKS from the coding sequence GTGCACGATTACATCAAGGAACGGACCATCAAAATTGGTCGCTGCATTGTAGAGACGAGGAATACGGTCCGTACCATAGCCAAGGAATTCGGCGTGTCAAAGAGTACTGTGCATAAGGATCTGACGGAGCGTCTGCCGGAAATTAACCCTGATCTTGCTGACCAGGTGAAACACATTCTGGAGTATCACAAGTCCATCCGTCATTTGCGGGGCGGTGAAGCGACCAAAATTAAATACAAAAAAACAAGTGGTAAAAAACGCGAGGTGCTGGCTTCCGCTAAATCTTAG